The sequence below is a genomic window from bacterium.
GGCAGTGGGTCTCAGCTTGATGGCCAGCCTTGTCCTTCCGGGGGTCGCCGGCGCGGCCACGGCGCAGGCGATCGACGAGGCTGCGAATCAGTCCCTCGCGATGTTCAAGTCGACGGTCAAAGGCGCCGACGAGCTCCTCCGTGACGCGAAGGCCTATCTCATATTTCCACGAGTCACGCAAGCGGGCATCGGGATCGGAGGCCAGTACGGCGAGGGCGTGCTGCGCATCGGGGGGCGGAGCGCCGGCTACTACAGCATCTCCGGCGGCTCGATTGGGATCACGTTTGGCGCGGAAACGAAGTCCGTCCTCCTCGCATTCACGGACGACCAGGCGCTGAAGCAGTTCCAAGCCAAGGCCCGGGCGGATCAATCATGGCAGTGGGGCATCGATGGGGCAGTCGCGCTCGTGGACGTGGGAAGCCAGGGCGACGTGAACAGCGCGACGATAAACCAGCCGATCGAGGGCTTTGTCTACGACCAGTCCGGGTTGTTCTTTAACCTGAGTCTGCAGGGAACGAAGATCGCGGAGCTGCAGCGGTAAGCCTGACCGACCCGCCGGCCCCCGAGGGCGGATGCGTGGCCGTCTGTATTCGATAACCGGACCATAGCGGCCAAGGCGCTCGTGTCCACGACGGAAGGCCGGGCCGGTGGACGCGCGCGCCCGGACTCAGTGAGCGGCAGGAGGCTACGGATAGACCTCTTCCCACCGGAGCACGAGCACGTTGGTCGGGAGCCGGAACAACGACCCGCCGCTTCCCCCATAGTGGATCTCGAGGAGGGCCCGGATGCTGCGGTTCTGAACCACGGTCGACGAGCCGGCTTGATGGATCTCCCCGGTCGACACGATCTGCCAGCGCCGGCTCTCGAAGTTCACGCCGCAGTTGAGCAGGCACTGCAGGGTGGTGCTGTACCAATACTCCTGTCCAGGCGTCGCCGGGTAGTTGGTCAGCCCGATCCCGCCCCCATCCTTGTTGGCCTTGAGTAGATAGATCTGATGCTCGATGCCCGCCTGCGCCAGGTAGTTGGCCCGAACGTCCCGATAGGCCGGGAGCGCCGCGCCGAATTCCGCGGTCGAGGTCAGCGCCAGTTCCAGCGTGATGGCCGAGAGAATCGTCACCACCAACATCGCCATTGGGAGCGCGAGCCCGCGTTCGTCGCGGAGCGCCTCGATCCATTTCATGGGCTGCGCCGGAACGCTTCGTCGGTCAGGGTGATGTCCGGCACGACCCCGTCGGGATCGATGACGACCAGGGCCACCTGCACGGCGCGCACCGGGGCCGTCGGGGAGCATGGGATGGACGCGTTCGTGGCGTCGAAGCAGGTCACGTTCAACGAACTGAACGGCCCGGCCAGCGCCGAAAGCGGGTCGGAGCGGCTCCCGGAGGATTCGCTGCCCAGGCTGGTGACCGGCTCGAGGGCCACCCGCGGCCTGACGATCATCGTTCGGTGCCGATGGTCCATCGTAGGAGCCGAGCCGTCCACCTGGCCGTACTGGTTCCCGCTCGACGCCTGCGCGTCGGTGACGGCGAGCTGCCACGTGGGTGGCTCCGGTGTCCCGGCGGGCCAGTACTTGGCCTGAAGCGAGGAGCCGACCAGGTAGAACCGGGCGTAGTAGCTTGCCCCGGGGATCACCGACCCCGGCACGCTCGCGAGGAGGGTCCCGGTCGTGCCCCACCCGCTTCCATAATACAGACCAAACGCACTGTTGTTGTTGTCCGCGGGGAGCAGCCGGTATCCCGCACCGGAATCGCTGAGACGGGCGCTTACCCCGGATTGGTTGCCGTTCCCATTGTCGGTCGCGTTGCCCCAGAACCCCCAGAACACCTCCACATCGGAGTGGGGGAGGGTCTTGGTCAGCTCCCGCCGGCCGGCGCCCAGAGACGCCTGGAAGACGAACCCATCGGTCGCGGATGTCGTATCCGTCCCCGGCAGGCTGTCGCGGCGGGCCCAACCGTCGAGGGCGGTGCCGTCCTGATAATCGAGGAACACGTTGGATCCGTACGCCGGTGGGTTGGCATCGGCCAGGTTGCCGTAGTCAAGGTAGTAGTTGGGATCGGAGCCGAACCCGCCGATCGCCGTCTGCAGGGGAAACCAGATCGTCGTGGCCGCGGCGTTCCAGGCCGAAATCGGATCGAGAACCCGGTCGAGCTCGACCATGGCGCTGCCATTCCAGTACCGCACCCGGATATCGTCGCCCCCGGCCAGGCTCTTTCCGGCCGCGACCAGGGCGGCGTGGTTCAGGGTGACCGCCACGGCGTAGCCCGCGGGCAGCGCGGTCTGGGCCTGTATGGTGATCCGCCTCCGGTAATCGTAATTGGCGCTCCAACGATACTCGATGT
It includes:
- a CDS encoding lipid-binding SYLF domain-containing protein, translating into MQSAVWAVGLSLMASLVLPGVAGAATAQAIDEAANQSLAMFKSTVKGADELLRDAKAYLIFPRVTQAGIGIGGQYGEGVLRIGGRSAGYYSISGGSIGITFGAETKSVLLAFTDDQALKQFQAKARADQSWQWGIDGAVALVDVGSQGDVNSATINQPIEGFVYDQSGLFFNLSLQGTKIAELQR